The proteins below come from a single Streptomyces sp. SCSIO 75703 genomic window:
- the pssA gene encoding CDP-diacylglycerol--serine O-phosphatidyltransferase, with protein MPDADEADDEEEMPLSLRLSIADTLTLGNATCGFMAVYFTTTGILIPHLTGSQETGMARHSAATAVILMLCAAVFDLFDGLVARKLRSSPMGAELDNLSDLISFGLAPAYFVLVYGMVADDAHQRVAAVGAIVVLLAVVLRLARFSCVTVKDGTFQGMPSPFGALTVVSIVLLELPFVATLLAIIGTAWLMVSRVEYPKPRGRLAIAMLSWIVLSMGLLAGWAFDAPSGQLLLQTGCALQLVMGAVIPLFATARRVNNFRDNRREARAAQLP; from the coding sequence GTGCCCGACGCGGACGAGGCGGACGACGAGGAGGAGATGCCCCTCTCCCTCCGCCTCTCGATAGCGGACACCCTCACGCTCGGCAACGCCACGTGCGGCTTCATGGCGGTGTACTTCACCACCACCGGCATCCTGATCCCGCACCTCACGGGCAGCCAGGAGACCGGCATGGCCCGGCACAGCGCGGCCACGGCCGTGATCCTCATGCTGTGCGCGGCGGTCTTCGACCTCTTCGACGGCCTGGTGGCGCGCAAGCTGCGCTCCTCCCCCATGGGCGCCGAACTGGACAACCTCTCCGACCTGATCAGCTTCGGGCTGGCACCGGCGTACTTCGTCCTCGTCTACGGCATGGTCGCCGACGACGCGCACCAGCGGGTGGCGGCGGTGGGCGCGATCGTGGTGCTGCTGGCGGTGGTGCTGAGACTGGCGCGGTTCTCCTGCGTCACCGTGAAGGACGGCACGTTCCAGGGGATGCCGTCACCCTTCGGCGCGCTGACGGTCGTCTCCATCGTGCTGCTGGAGCTGCCGTTCGTGGCGACGCTGCTCGCCATCATCGGCACCGCCTGGCTGATGGTGAGCCGGGTCGAGTACCCGAAGCCCCGGGGCCGCCTCGCCATCGCGATGCTGTCCTGGATCGTGCTGTCCATGGGCCTGCTGGCCGGCTGGGCCTTCGACGCGCCGAGCGGGCAGCTCCTCCTCCAGACCGGGTGCGCGCTGCAACTGGTCATGGGCGCGGTGATCCCGCTGTTCGCCACGGCCCGCCGGGTGAACAACTTCCGCGACAACCGCCGTGAGGCGCGTGCCGCGCAGCTTCCGTAG
- a CDS encoding glycerate kinase has protein sequence MDGTRGVLVAADKFKGSLTAVEVARRVTAGLRRVRPDLVVEALPVADGGDGTVAAAVAAGFARRTVRVAGPLGDEVTAAFALRGSTAVVEMAEASGLQRLPEGVLAPLTASTHGSGELLRAALDAGARTIVFGVGGSATTDGGAGMLSALGARFLDAAGEPVAPGGGGLAALASADLSGLDARLSSVELVLASDVDNPLTGPKGAPAVYGPQKGASPEDVARLDAALARFAEVLGTAVGPRAAEYAASPGAGAAGGLGYGAMLLGARFRPGIEVMLDVLGFAPALDRADLVITGEGSLDAQTLHGKAPAGVAAAARAAGKEVVAVCGRLALTPEVLAGAGIARAYALTDVEPDVARCIAEAGPLLERVAERIARDLDGAGGPR, from the coding sequence GTGGACGGGACCCGCGGGGTCCTCGTCGCCGCGGACAAGTTCAAGGGGTCGCTGACGGCCGTCGAGGTCGCCCGGCGGGTCACGGCCGGCCTGCGCCGGGTACGGCCCGACCTCGTGGTGGAGGCGCTGCCGGTCGCCGACGGCGGCGACGGCACCGTCGCCGCGGCGGTCGCGGCCGGTTTCGCGCGCCGCACGGTGCGGGTCGCCGGTCCGCTCGGGGACGAGGTGACGGCCGCGTTCGCGCTGCGCGGGTCGACGGCGGTGGTCGAGATGGCCGAGGCCAGCGGGCTCCAGCGGCTGCCGGAGGGCGTCCTCGCCCCGCTGACGGCCTCCACGCACGGCTCCGGCGAACTGCTGCGGGCCGCGCTGGACGCGGGCGCGCGGACCATCGTCTTCGGCGTCGGGGGCAGCGCGACGACGGACGGTGGCGCGGGGATGCTCTCCGCGCTGGGCGCGCGGTTCCTGGACGCGGCGGGGGAGCCGGTGGCGCCGGGCGGCGGGGGTCTCGCCGCGCTCGCCTCGGCCGACCTGTCCGGGCTGGACGCCCGGCTGTCCTCCGTCGAGCTGGTGCTCGCCAGCGACGTCGACAATCCGCTGACCGGGCCCAAGGGCGCCCCCGCGGTCTACGGGCCGCAGAAGGGCGCCTCGCCCGAGGACGTGGCGCGGCTCGACGCGGCCCTCGCGCGCTTCGCCGAGGTCCTGGGGACGGCGGTCGGCCCACGGGCCGCCGAGTACGCGGCCTCGCCGGGGGCCGGGGCGGCGGGCGGCCTCGGCTACGGGGCGATGCTGCTCGGGGCGCGGTTCCGGCCCGGCATCGAGGTGATGCTCGACGTGCTGGGCTTCGCCCCGGCGCTGGACCGGGCGGACCTGGTGATCACGGGGGAGGGCTCGCTGGACGCGCAGACCCTGCACGGGAAGGCCCCCGCCGGGGTCGCGGCGGCGGCGCGGGCCGCGGGGAAGGAGGTCGTCGCGGTGTGCGGGCGGCTGGCGCTGACGCCGGAGGTGCTGGCGGGCGCGGGCATCGCGCGGGCGTACGCGCTCACCGACGTGGAGCCGGACGTGGCCCGGTGCATCGCCGAGGCGGGGCCGCTCCTGGAGCGCGTCGCCGAGCGGATCGCCCGCGACCTGGACGGAGCGGGCGGCCCGCGCTGA
- a CDS encoding NUDIX hydrolase, with translation MSTADYAAYIAGLPRVLVASAALFRHADGRVLLVKPNYRDGWTLPGGTVESDDGETPRQAARRETAEEIGLDVPLGRLLTVDWVPGEGRPPIVAYVYDGGVLDEARFGAIQLQEEELLSWRLVRRAEIPGHLRGALCGRVLTALDVLADGAGTAELENGRRVGHQGG, from the coding sequence ATGAGCACCGCCGACTACGCGGCCTACATCGCGGGCCTCCCCCGGGTCCTCGTCGCCTCCGCCGCCCTCTTCCGCCACGCCGACGGCCGGGTCCTGCTCGTCAAGCCGAACTACCGCGACGGCTGGACGCTGCCCGGCGGCACCGTCGAGTCCGACGACGGGGAGACCCCGCGCCAGGCCGCCCGGCGCGAGACGGCCGAGGAGATCGGCCTCGACGTGCCGCTCGGCCGGCTGCTCACGGTGGACTGGGTGCCGGGCGAGGGCCGGCCCCCGATCGTGGCGTACGTGTACGACGGCGGCGTGCTGGACGAGGCGCGGTTCGGCGCGATCCAGCTCCAGGAGGAGGAACTGCTGTCCTGGCGGCTGGTGCGCCGCGCGGAGATCCCCGGCCACCTGCGGGGCGCGCTGTGCGGCCGGGTGCTGACCGCCCTGGACGTCCTCGCCGACGGCGCCGGCACCGCCGAGCTGGAGAACGGCCGGCGCGTCGGGCACCAGGGAGGCTAA
- a CDS encoding Sir2 family NAD-dependent protein deacetylase, with protein MNRPLVALLTGAGVSTDSGIPDYRGPSGLWREDPEAEKLVTYDFYMNDPEIRRRSWQMRRRGLALRAGPNAAHRAVAELERSGVPVRVITQNVDGLHQLAGMPERKVLELHGSVRGVVCTRCGARGPMADALARVEAGEADPPCEECGGILKSATVMFGESLDPEVLGQALAISKACDVFVAAGTSLQVQPAAGLAGVAAGHGARLIIVNAEPTPYDDLADEVVREPLGTALPTLLRRLATET; from the coding sequence ATGAACAGGCCCCTCGTCGCCCTCCTCACCGGGGCCGGTGTCTCGACCGACTCCGGCATCCCCGACTACCGCGGGCCCAGCGGGCTGTGGCGGGAGGATCCCGAGGCCGAGAAGCTCGTGACCTACGACTTCTATATGAACGACCCGGAGATCCGGCGCCGGTCATGGCAGATGCGACGCCGCGGCCTCGCCCTGCGGGCCGGGCCGAACGCGGCCCACCGGGCGGTGGCCGAGCTGGAGCGGTCCGGGGTACCGGTCCGGGTGATCACGCAGAACGTGGACGGGCTGCACCAGCTCGCCGGGATGCCCGAACGGAAGGTGCTGGAGCTGCACGGCAGCGTGCGCGGTGTCGTGTGCACCCGGTGCGGGGCGCGCGGGCCGATGGCGGACGCCCTCGCCCGGGTCGAGGCCGGAGAGGCCGACCCGCCCTGCGAGGAGTGCGGCGGCATCCTGAAGTCGGCGACCGTGATGTTCGGCGAGTCCCTCGACCCCGAGGTGCTGGGGCAGGCCCTCGCCATCAGCAAGGCGTGCGACGTGTTCGTCGCGGCGGGCACCAGCCTCCAGGTCCAGCCCGCCGCGGGCCTCGCCGGCGTCGCCGCCGGCCACGGGGCCCGCCTGATCATCGTCAACGCCGAACCGACCCCGTACGACGACCTCGCCGACGAGGTCGTTCGCGAACCCCTCGGCACCGCCCTCCCCACCCTCCTGCGCCGCCTGGCCACCGAGACATGA
- a CDS encoding methylated-DNA--[protein]-cysteine S-methyltransferase, producing MKRHTVTDSPCGPLTLVAEDGVLCGLYMSDQRHRPPEETFGVPDEAPFAEAKRQLAAYFAGELREFTLALRLDGTPFQRSVWQRLRTIPYGETRTYGQLAADLGTPAASRAVGLANGRNPVGIVVPCHRVVGARGALTGYGGGLPRKRRLLALEQAGPRPLF from the coding sequence ATGAAGCGGCACACCGTCACCGACAGTCCCTGCGGCCCGCTCACCCTCGTCGCCGAGGACGGCGTCCTGTGCGGCCTGTACATGAGCGACCAGCGCCACCGCCCGCCCGAGGAGACCTTCGGCGTTCCCGACGAAGCGCCCTTCGCCGAGGCGAAACGGCAACTGGCCGCCTACTTCGCGGGCGAGCTGCGCGAGTTCACCCTCGCACTGCGCCTTGACGGCACCCCGTTCCAGCGCTCCGTCTGGCAGCGCCTGCGCACCATCCCGTACGGCGAGACCCGCACCTACGGACAGCTCGCCGCCGACCTCGGCACCCCCGCCGCCTCCCGCGCCGTCGGCCTCGCCAACGGACGCAACCCGGTCGGCATCGTCGTCCCCTGCCACCGGGTCGTCGGCGCGAGAGGCGCCCTCACCGGCTACGGCGGCGGCCTGCCCCGCAAACGCCGGCTCCTCGCCCTCGAACAGGCCGGGCCGCGACCCCTCTTCTGA
- a CDS encoding AlkA N-terminal domain-containing protein, whose translation MPTGMHTDTERCVRAVQSKDARFDGWFFTAVLTTRVYCRPSCPAVPPKPGNMTFHPSAAACRRAGFRACRRCRPDSSPGSPEWNHRADLTARAMRLIADGTVDREGVPGLAARLGYSTRQIERQLLAEVGAGPLALARAQRAQTARLLIETTPMPMADVAFAAGFSSVRTFNDTVREVFALSPGELRARAPRAGRPTAPGTPATAGTLALRLPFRAPLHPDNLFGHLAATAVPGVEEWRDGSYRRTLRLPYGHGTVALTPGAGHIACRLTLTDPRDLTVAISRCRRLLDLDADPAAVDDRLRADPLLAPLVDAAPGRRVPRTVDEAEFAVRAVLGQQISTAAARTHAARLVTAHGEPVDDPEGGLTHLFPAAEALAALDPERLALPRARRTTLTTLAARLADGTLTLGAGSDWARTRERLLALPGFGPWTAGVIAMRALGDPDAFLPTDLGVRRAARRLGLPATPAALTAHAAAWRPWRAYAVQYLWATDSHPINQLPA comes from the coding sequence ATGCCGACCGGGATGCACACCGACACCGAGCGCTGCGTGCGCGCCGTCCAGTCGAAGGACGCGCGGTTCGACGGCTGGTTCTTCACCGCCGTCCTGACCACCCGCGTGTACTGCCGCCCGAGCTGCCCGGCCGTCCCGCCCAAACCGGGCAACATGACCTTCCACCCGAGCGCCGCCGCCTGCCGACGGGCCGGTTTCCGCGCCTGCCGCCGCTGCCGCCCCGACTCCAGCCCCGGCTCGCCCGAGTGGAACCACCGCGCCGACCTGACCGCCCGCGCCATGCGGCTGATCGCCGACGGCACCGTCGACCGCGAGGGCGTCCCCGGACTCGCCGCCCGGCTCGGCTACAGCACCCGCCAGATCGAACGCCAACTCCTCGCCGAGGTCGGCGCCGGGCCCCTCGCCCTCGCCCGCGCCCAGCGCGCCCAGACCGCCCGCCTGCTGATCGAGACGACCCCGATGCCCATGGCGGACGTCGCCTTCGCGGCCGGCTTCTCCTCCGTACGCACCTTCAACGACACGGTCCGCGAGGTCTTCGCCCTGAGCCCCGGCGAGCTGCGCGCCCGCGCCCCGCGCGCCGGCCGCCCCACGGCCCCCGGCACGCCCGCCACCGCCGGCACCCTCGCCCTGCGGCTCCCCTTCCGCGCGCCGCTCCACCCCGACAACCTCTTCGGCCACCTCGCCGCCACCGCCGTACCCGGCGTCGAGGAGTGGCGCGACGGCTCCTACCGCCGCACCCTGCGCCTCCCGTACGGCCACGGCACGGTGGCCCTCACCCCGGGCGCCGGCCACATCGCCTGCCGCCTCACGCTCACCGACCCGCGCGACCTCACCGTCGCCATCAGCCGCTGCCGCCGCCTGCTCGACCTGGACGCCGACCCGGCCGCCGTCGACGACCGGCTGCGCGCCGACCCGCTGCTCGCCCCACTGGTCGACGCCGCACCGGGGCGGCGCGTGCCGCGCACCGTGGACGAGGCCGAGTTCGCCGTGCGCGCCGTCCTCGGCCAGCAGATCTCCACCGCCGCCGCCCGCACCCACGCCGCCCGCCTGGTCACCGCCCACGGCGAGCCGGTCGACGACCCCGAGGGCGGACTCACCCACCTCTTCCCCGCCGCCGAGGCGCTCGCGGCCCTCGACCCGGAGCGGCTGGCCCTGCCCCGCGCCCGCCGGACCACGCTCACCACCCTCGCCGCCCGCCTCGCCGACGGCACCCTGACCCTCGGCGCCGGCAGCGACTGGGCGCGGACCCGGGAGCGGCTGCTCGCCCTGCCCGGCTTCGGCCCCTGGACGGCCGGGGTCATCGCCATGCGCGCCCTCGGCGACCCGGACGCCTTCCTCCCCACCGACCTCGGCGTCCGCCGCGCCGCCCGCCGCCTGGGCCTGCCCGCCACCCCGGCCGCGCTCACCGCGCACGCGGCGGCCTGGCGGCCCTGGCGGGCGTACGCGGTGCAGTACCTGTGGGCGACCGACAGCCACCCGATCAACCAGCTCCCCGCCTGA
- a CDS encoding glycoside hydrolase family 2 TIM barrel-domain containing protein translates to MPHTPVSPHAPAPVPRSRPLVSRRRLLEGGAAVFGALALSASTVQARSAGRRADAARDPEWNDFGVHSVGTEPPHTTLMPYADLPQALAGDRTRSPYRLSLDGTWKFAHADRPEDRDPDFHRTDLDDSGWDTLPVPSVWQLHGHDLPVYLNITYPYWGANGHGEEPRPPAAPTRYNPVGQYRRTFTVPRDWSGRRTFLHFEGVKSAHYVWINGTLLGYDEDSYTPSEYDVTDHLRPGTNHIAVEVYRYADGDWLEDQDMIRLSGIFRSVYLYSTPTVRLRDFRLETPLDAAYRDAELKVTASVRAHGTPAAGAHTVETQLHDAAGHPVWPRPLRQRVDLAAAPAGQDVTVRAAKAVTAPRLWSAEHPYLYTAVLTLRDPAGTVIQTLSHRVGFREFALKDGLMRINGRPVSLRGTNRHEMHPARGTALTRADMTEDIRLIKRMNMNSVRTSHYPGNPLWLELADEYGLYVVDETNLETHGIRDRFPGDHPDWSAACVARARNMVHRDKNHACVVIWSLGNEAGGGSTFVAMHDWIRSYDTTRVIQYEGDDRPGVSDIRSAMYETPQRVEQRAADTADTRPYVMIEYSHAMGNSNGNFREYWDVVRRHDVLQGGWVWDFADQSLHWPVPARTLLTETGPAALRGEILAPGGSFDRERGLSGGTVFARDERLDLTGSLTLEAWVTPGVPGYHQPIIAKGDTQYALKQNHRTLEFFLYSGSQWITATWDLPDDWTGREHHLAGVFDADAGTLTLYVDGTVRATRATTLRPAANTAPLSLATDADNQTREFSGTIRRARVYARALGAADLASKRRGPGDDGVRFWFDAETVRTSREQPGAKTFLAYGGDWRDNPNDGAFCADGILTADRRLTGKAAEITRVLQAVGASRTPGGGPGAVTLVNEYLFTNLREFAGSWRLVADGEAVGEGKLTRDQLDVAPLARKDITLPVRLPARPAAGTEYFLELSFALKESTPWAKAGHEIARHQLPLPSDAPAVTPVRLATVPALRLEDRDGKVTVRGEDFGLTLDRRSGTLTSYEAHGTRLLTSGPVPNFWRAPTDNDKGTGQHTRNQTWRDAGARRTVTGVTVRELGDRAVEIAVAGTLPTRVASAYTTTYTVFGNGEIKVDHTLHPGAPDLPYLPEVGSLLFLPRGLDRLHYYGRGPEENHWDRHTGTDVGRYSGTVAEQWTPYIRPQENGNKTDVRWAALTGRDGVGLLATGEPLLEVNASFFTPEDLSTGVRHDYQLTPRDQVVLRLNHRQMGVGGDNSWGAPTHDAYKLLADRDYAYTYRLRPITDIAQAPAASRRPTATT, encoded by the coding sequence ATGCCGCACACTCCCGTGTCACCCCACGCCCCCGCCCCGGTCCCCCGCTCCCGGCCGCTCGTCAGCCGGCGCCGCCTCCTGGAAGGGGGAGCCGCCGTGTTCGGTGCCCTCGCGCTGTCGGCCTCCACCGTCCAGGCCCGCTCCGCCGGACGCCGCGCGGACGCCGCCCGGGACCCGGAGTGGAACGACTTCGGCGTCCACAGCGTCGGCACCGAGCCCCCGCACACCACGCTCATGCCCTACGCCGACCTCCCGCAGGCCCTCGCCGGCGACCGCACCCGCTCCCCGTACCGGCTGAGCCTCGACGGCACCTGGAAGTTCGCGCACGCCGACCGCCCCGAGGACCGCGACCCCGACTTCCACCGCACCGACCTCGACGACTCCGGCTGGGACACCCTCCCCGTCCCCTCCGTCTGGCAGCTCCACGGCCACGACCTGCCCGTCTACCTCAACATCACCTACCCCTACTGGGGCGCCAACGGCCACGGCGAGGAACCGCGGCCGCCCGCCGCCCCCACCCGCTACAACCCGGTCGGCCAGTACCGGCGCACCTTCACCGTGCCCCGCGACTGGTCCGGCCGCCGCACCTTCCTGCACTTCGAGGGCGTCAAGTCCGCCCACTACGTGTGGATCAACGGCACGCTCCTCGGCTACGACGAGGACTCCTACACCCCCTCCGAGTACGACGTCACCGACCACCTGCGCCCCGGCACCAACCACATCGCCGTGGAGGTCTACCGCTACGCCGACGGCGACTGGCTGGAGGACCAGGACATGATCCGGCTGAGCGGCATCTTCCGCTCGGTCTACCTGTACTCCACGCCCACCGTGCGGCTGCGCGACTTCCGGCTGGAGACCCCCCTCGACGCCGCCTACCGCGACGCCGAGCTGAAGGTCACCGCGAGCGTCCGCGCCCACGGCACCCCCGCCGCCGGTGCCCACACGGTGGAGACCCAGCTCCACGACGCCGCCGGCCACCCCGTCTGGCCCCGGCCGCTGCGCCAGCGCGTCGACCTCGCCGCCGCCCCCGCCGGCCAGGACGTCACCGTACGGGCCGCGAAGGCCGTCACCGCGCCCCGCCTGTGGTCGGCCGAACACCCCTACCTGTACACCGCCGTCCTCACCCTGCGCGATCCGGCGGGCACCGTGATCCAGACCCTCTCGCACCGGGTCGGCTTCCGCGAGTTCGCCCTCAAGGACGGGCTCATGCGCATCAACGGCCGTCCCGTCTCCCTGCGCGGCACCAACCGGCACGAGATGCACCCCGCCCGCGGCACCGCGCTCACCCGCGCCGACATGACGGAGGACATCCGGCTCATCAAGCGGATGAACATGAACAGCGTCCGCACCTCCCACTACCCCGGCAACCCGCTCTGGCTCGAACTCGCCGACGAGTACGGGCTCTACGTCGTCGACGAGACCAACCTGGAGACCCACGGCATCCGCGACCGCTTCCCCGGCGACCACCCCGACTGGTCGGCGGCGTGCGTCGCCCGCGCCCGCAACATGGTGCACCGCGACAAGAACCACGCCTGCGTCGTCATCTGGTCCCTCGGCAACGAGGCCGGCGGCGGCAGCACCTTCGTCGCCATGCACGACTGGATCCGCTCCTACGACACCACCCGCGTCATCCAGTACGAGGGCGACGACCGCCCCGGCGTCAGCGACATCCGCTCGGCCATGTACGAGACGCCCCAGCGCGTCGAACAGCGCGCCGCGGACACCGCCGACACCCGCCCGTACGTCATGATCGAGTACTCCCACGCGATGGGGAACTCCAACGGCAACTTCCGCGAGTACTGGGACGTCGTCCGCCGCCACGACGTGCTCCAGGGCGGCTGGGTCTGGGACTTCGCCGACCAGTCGCTGCACTGGCCGGTCCCCGCCCGCACCCTGCTCACCGAGACCGGACCGGCCGCCCTGCGCGGCGAGATCCTCGCCCCCGGCGGCTCCTTCGACCGCGAACGGGGCCTGTCCGGGGGCACCGTCTTCGCCCGCGACGAGCGGCTCGACCTCACCGGCTCGCTCACCCTGGAAGCCTGGGTCACTCCCGGCGTGCCCGGCTACCACCAGCCGATCATCGCCAAGGGCGACACCCAGTACGCCCTCAAACAGAACCACCGCACCCTGGAGTTCTTCCTCTACTCCGGCAGCCAGTGGATCACCGCGACCTGGGACCTGCCGGACGACTGGACCGGCAGAGAACACCACCTCGCCGGCGTCTTCGACGCCGACGCCGGCACCCTCACCCTGTACGTCGACGGCACCGTGCGCGCCACCCGCGCCACCACGCTGCGGCCCGCCGCCAACACCGCCCCCCTCTCCCTCGCCACCGACGCCGACAACCAGACCCGCGAGTTCAGCGGCACCATCCGCCGCGCCCGCGTCTACGCCCGCGCCCTCGGCGCCGCCGACCTGGCCTCAAAGCGCCGCGGACCCGGCGACGACGGCGTGCGCTTCTGGTTCGACGCCGAGACCGTCCGGACCTCCCGGGAACAGCCCGGCGCGAAGACCTTCCTCGCCTACGGCGGCGACTGGCGCGACAACCCCAACGACGGCGCCTTCTGCGCCGACGGCATCCTCACCGCCGACCGGCGCCTCACCGGCAAGGCCGCCGAGATCACCCGCGTCCTCCAGGCGGTCGGCGCGAGCCGCACCCCCGGCGGCGGACCCGGCGCCGTCACCCTCGTCAACGAATACCTCTTCACCAACCTGCGGGAGTTCGCCGGCAGTTGGCGCCTGGTCGCGGACGGCGAGGCGGTGGGGGAGGGGAAGCTCACCCGCGACCAGCTCGACGTGGCGCCGCTCGCCCGCAAGGACATCACCCTGCCCGTCCGGCTCCCCGCCCGGCCCGCCGCCGGCACCGAGTACTTCCTCGAACTCTCCTTCGCCCTCAAGGAGTCCACCCCCTGGGCGAAGGCCGGTCACGAGATCGCCCGGCACCAGCTCCCGCTGCCCTCCGACGCCCCCGCCGTCACGCCGGTACGCCTCGCCACGGTCCCCGCCCTGCGCCTGGAGGACCGCGACGGCAAGGTCACGGTCCGCGGCGAGGACTTCGGCCTCACCCTCGACCGGCGCTCCGGCACCCTCACCTCCTACGAGGCCCACGGCACCCGCCTGCTCACCTCGGGGCCGGTGCCCAACTTCTGGCGGGCGCCCACCGACAACGACAAGGGCACCGGCCAGCACACCCGCAACCAGACCTGGCGCGACGCCGGCGCCCGCCGCACCGTCACCGGCGTCACCGTGCGCGAACTGGGCGACCGGGCCGTCGAGATCGCCGTCGCGGGCACCCTGCCCACCCGGGTCGCCTCCGCGTACACCACGACCTACACCGTCTTCGGCAACGGCGAGATCAAGGTCGACCACACCCTCCACCCCGGTGCCCCCGACCTGCCCTACCTCCCCGAGGTCGGCTCGCTGCTGTTCCTGCCGCGCGGCCTGGACCGGCTGCACTACTACGGGCGCGGCCCCGAGGAGAACCACTGGGACCGCCACACCGGCACCGACGTCGGCCGCTACTCCGGCACCGTCGCCGAGCAGTGGACCCCGTACATCCGCCCGCAGGAGAACGGCAACAAGACCGACGTGCGCTGGGCCGCCCTCACCGGCCGCGACGGCGTCGGACTCCTCGCCACCGGCGAACCCCTCCTGGAGGTCAACGCCTCCTTCTTCACCCCCGAGGACCTGTCCACCGGCGTCCGCCACGACTACCAGCTCACCCCCCGCGACCAGGTCGTCCTGCGGCTCAACCACCGCCAGATGGGCGTCGGCGGCGACAACAGCTGGGGCGCCCCCACCCACGACGCGTACAAGCTCCTCGCCGACCGCGACTACGCCTACACCTACCGGCTCCGCCCGATCACGGACATCGCGCAGGCCCCGGCCGCCTCCCGCCGCCCCACCGCGACGACGTAG